ATACTAACTATAGTGCTGGCGGTCGGACTGTGTATTCTGCCGGCACTGTATGCATGGTTTAATATATTTGCCAACGGGGATCCATATGCCAACACCGGCAATATCAACATTGCGGTTGTCAACCTTGACAAAGGCAGTGATGACGGAAGTGGAAACACTGTCAATATGGGGCAGTCTGTGACAGATAAACTCAAAGAACAGACAAGCATCGGATGGGTATTTCCAGACTCAGAAGCCGCAGCCATCGAAGGTGTAAAATCAGGCAAATTCTACGCTGCCGTTGTCATAGATGCTGATTTCTCTTCAAATATGTACAATGCTCTGACCGATAACTTTATCAACCCGAGCTTCACATACTATGAGAACGAGAAGAAGAATGCTGTCGCACCAAAGATAACCGACACTGCCGTATCTACCCTGAAGACAAGTATCAACGAAACTTATATAAAGGCAATCTCGGAGAAACTCCTGTCATCCATAGACAACTCGGACACTCAGCTGTCTGCTGATATAAACAGTGGGACATTTGTTACATCTCTAAAGACTCTGGATGACAATCTGGCTGGGTATCAGGATATGATCACGTCTATCATCAAGGCAAATAAAAAGCTTGTAGAAGACAACAACCTCAAGGCTGCTTCAACCAAAAGCACAGATGCCATAAAAAAAGCTGATGCCGCAATTGATTCCAGCCTGTCCGATATGGATCAGACCGGATCCAGCTACTATCAGCTCAGAGACAATCTTCAGTCACAGATTGATTCTATAACCAACGACATAAAGTCACTTGAGACATCCGCCAAACTTGCCACCTTGAAGGATGACACTGATGATATCTCAGCAGATCTGGACAACATCAAGTCAGATGCCGAGGCCCTTAACAAAAAGCTTGATGCCATCGAGACATTTGTAAAGTCTCTCCCTGTCAGCAGCATAGACAAAGTCAAAGAATCTATTGACAGGCTGGATGAGATGAAGTCACAGGTGGACACATTGACCAGCCTTACCGAAGAGACTATAGACAATCTTGACTTTTCAAAGATAGCTTCAATAGAATCTGATCTCACGGCAAAGCTGTCATCAGTTTCAAATGCCATCGACACCGTAGACAATACATTCAGCCAGAAGATCGTCCCGGATCTCGACAACATTCTTCTTAATATAAAAGAAGCGTTGAAGAACGCCCAGAATCTTCTCAAGACTCTAAATGAGACGATCGTCAGCACCAGCACTGTATTTGACAATTATAAAGGTACGATCGACTCCATGAACACAAGCCTTTCTGACCTGTCAGATCTCATCGGTGATGTGAGGGAAAAGATTGCAACAGCGATATCTGATATAAACAAAGCCTCTG
This sequence is a window from Coprococcus eutactus. Protein-coding genes within it:
- a CDS encoding YhgE/Pip domain-containing protein gives rise to the protein MKIILKIFKNDLIGIKGSILTIVLAVGLCILPALYAWFNIFANGDPYANTGNINIAVVNLDKGSDDGSGNTVNMGQSVTDKLKEQTSIGWVFPDSEAAAIEGVKSGKFYAAVVIDADFSSNMYNALTDNFINPSFTYYENEKKNAVAPKITDTAVSTLKTSINETYIKAISEKLLSSIDNSDTQLSADINSGTFVTSLKTLDDNLAGYQDMITSIIKANKKLVEDNNLKAASTKSTDAIKKADAAIDSSLSDMDQTGSSYYQLRDNLQSQIDSITNDIKSLETSAKLATLKDDTDDISADLDNIKSDAEALNKKLDAIETFVKSLPVSSIDKVKESIDRLDEMKSQVDTLTSLTEETIDNLDFSKIASIESDLTAKLSSVSNAIDTVDNTFSQKIVPDLDNILLNIKEALKNAQNLLKTLNETIVSTSTVFDNYKGTIDSMNTSLSDLSDLIGDVREKIATAISDINKASDSEAAAAILAFLNGDAKELATFLSKPVKVDEHYYYQIANYGSSMSPFYSVLAIWVGMTILVSLMKVHVNDAEYLKDARPHQLFWGRYLIFFLLSQLQVLVIVLGDLYLLKIQCLHPFAFWAVAALTGFTFSLLIYSLTISFGDIGKALAVVIMVLQIAGSGGTYPIEALPGFFRQAYIFFPFPYAINAMRECIGGMYHHDIFVYLAELSLFIVVALVIGMIIRKPFIRIMHFIEKRMEDTQMM